GCTAACTCCTCTTATATCAAAATTGTTGTTGTACCGCGACAGCTTATAATGCATTCTTCAAGCACTTTTTTACACATTCGCCATTGGATAAAGGCTTCATTGCTCTATTTAGGATGTGAGCTGTAGCTGGCCCTTAtcgccgactcattttcttgtctctttttgttaaatattcttgTCAATCCCACAATCTCTATTGAAGCACGTCATCTGGCCCatgggccgtagtttgggcatcgctggtctatattaatattgtataaaatacaatatatattatatctagcatattattattattatggccctatatatataatatagtatatagattgATTCTATTCCTTTAAAAGGAAACTCTGaaggttttgacaattttttagtataataataaatatgaatatattattctttttattttattttcactaataataataataacttagtcgtcttagtagagtctagatctaatttgatgtttttctgacataATTTTTATGCGCATCCAAAAACAGTCTgattttcaccgggtttctatgtgacatcACACTAACCTGTGAATCTATTGACTTAGTCACAGTTACtgtataacggaaaaccatacaataaagtttacaatctcgtaaaagaaatagacCTAGGTTTATGCAGTtagataaagatctagattctagatcttgtaagcaaagaaaaaaaaatgtgttaagaatagatctagatctacatgctttATTAACCATGGCAGTGAATTTTCTTACCTGACCATTCATCACACAAAACACTTTCGTTTGGTTGTCCTGTCATGACCAACGACCCATATCCTAtgctagccttacactgaccagtttgttagaatcagttAGACAcatgatctatttacttttggGACAGGGAGGTgtgtagatgaaaatgttactttttttttcttaagttggttatcctaatgcttttagatctaaatatatctctataactgtaccatagctctggactcTGGACTAGGTcatcactaagcctaacagctactacTGTAAGAATAAAGCGATACAattggttagatctagattcactttcagtattgttgagggaagtggcgtaacccaaataaaaaaacaaaatctcttgttttttttagatctgtggcaagaatttactgtctaacttattaaatataaatgtttctaagcatttaaataaaaaatgtttcctattacaactttttacgcagaatttcaatatgtcaataactcaaatttaaaaagcattggagtttccctttaatgcaacttttttatatatacaaaatattgaCTCAATGACTGACATTTGATTTATAATgatctagtgtgtgtgtgtgtatatatatatatatcatatgtaCATGTAATGATTTCAGTCTCATTAGTTATATCTACTATTGAAATTTATTGTATTGAGGTTAAGGAAATAGATTCAAAGGAAGTGATTTGTAAAGCATTTCTTCTTGTTCAGCTTGTACAGAAAATCTCATTGTATTTACCTTTACTTTCCAAACTTTTCAGTCTATGATTCATAGGAGAAAAATGTGGGACACATCAGTCTGATCAACTTATTTTTGTAATTCCCCAAATTTTTCTTGAGCTTTGTGTTTACTAACAGTAAAAGTTATTAAATATCTGAATTTTGACTAGAAATTGGCTAACTAGACTTAGACCATCCCGCGCCGTTTAATGCTGGATGCAGCGACcagtctccataaagatctgtcactggcaatatcTGAATGAAGACTCTTCCCACCTAGTGTACATTTCATGTACCAATTAGGGTCAGTTTTATTTGCATTGAAGGGCTATCTAGATCAATAAATAAAGCAAGATTAGGTCTTAAAATGTTAACATATTAAAATTACTAAACAGCAGATTTTAATTCCTTTGTTTATCTTTAGTTGAATTACTTAGTCAATATTGACTATGTTATCTCACTTCTTTCTATGTGGATACTTCTTCATGTCAATTATCATTGGCTTGATTTTATTAAGATACACatgtatgtagatctaattatatttCAGATGGATGAGattgcaaacaaaaaaacaacaacgaaattcTACTATGTGCAGAATATAATTAGAAGTTATGAATGTAAATAATTTCATTCTTAGTGTATATGGGAAggtaataattgttttgtttttatcagtatttaaactatttgtctttttctaattaatttagtttacaGTATTAATAGAAATTACTtataataaattttctttttatgtaaaaGAAAAGGATGTTAAGAATTAATGTATCAATAATTCTTTTAATTgcagtttgaaatataaaaaaaatgagtgcTGGACCTCTAGTAGTGGAAATCATTTTCACATGTGCTTTGGCTGCTTTTTTACTCCATCGTTATGGTGATCTAAAAAAACAGCACTTATTGATCACAATTTGCTGCTTTATATCATGGTATTTCTCTCTGATGATAATATTTATTCTGCCCCTGGATGTTTCTCTAGTAAGTAAAATACGATTGTATCTTTATTTCTTTCGTGGtattatttagatttatattcagACTCTTAACATTATTAAGGACGTAACATGTATGCTGGTTTATTGCAGACATTTTATAGACAATGTGTATCAGATCATACTACAAAATCAACGACAGTGGCCTACACTACCCTTGTAACCAACAGTTCTCACTTATACAATATTACAACTAATCCACAagcttatgttaataataatgaAGTAGCCTCCAGCCAGAAAGTTTCAGAGTATGTAGATCATGCTAACAACAGCTGTGAACAACCTGCATCTTACATACCAGATCAAGTGCTGCCTATTCTCTGGAGAATTATCTATTGGACATCACAGGTTTTAACCTGGTTAGTGCATTGCTATTCACTTTTATTCTTATAGTCTTGACCATGTAAAAGGagcactagaaaaaaaaaaagtgaattaaatGGCAGCTATCTAATTAATTTTcatgtgtgttaaaaaaaaattcgaattAAGTTCTTTGGTTGATAAGAAGGCTTTGAAATACAGATGAATGTTGAACAGTGAATTTAATGCATACATAGTAGATTCCCAGCagtttaaatatcttttttagtgtttttttttcttgtgcatTAAAATTCTTAAAATACAATAACGATTTAACGTTTTGTATGATCTTGTTACAGGTTAATTATGCCAATGATGCAGTCCTATGCTAAAACAGGCGATTTCACAGTGTTAGGGAAAATAAAGTCTGCACTTATTGAAAATGCAATCTTTTATGGAACCTACTTACTTATATTTGGAATTTGTTTAATTTATGTGGCAGCACATGTTACCATTGATGGGTAATTCAAGTTGTTAAATTGTGTACAAAAGCTATTATTCAAGCCTCATTAAGCTATATTAAAATATAGTTATTCATTTAGATAATTATTTCTACATAAAATGCAtcacatattaattaatttcagAGAGAAATTAAAGATAATTGGTGTAACAGCAAGTAATACCTGGGGTCTATTTGTGTTGGTGTTGATGTTAGGCTATGGTTTGGTTGATGTACCCAGATCACTATGGAACAAATCAAAAAAAGGTTATACATTGTCAAATACCTATTTTAAAATTGCTAAGTTAAGCACTGAAAAAACTGAAGCTGAAGAAGCATTGGAAGATGTGCTTGAGGtgatttttctttattttttatttcttacacctgatagataatatatttttgtttatcttaAGATTAGGGTTATTATTTTCagaaatagattttaaatttaGCATTTCATTGTGCTTAAACGTTTGATATTATGCATTAACATTTGATGTGAAATACTTAGcttatatttactttttacagtatttgaaaacactttttttttcaggagacTCGGAGAACTGCTGAAAAAATAAGATATAACCACCCATTAAGAAAACATATGGATACAATATTGACAAAGGTATTGcaattttataataaatgagCTTGAAATAGAGAAAAGAATGTCTTACAATTTTatctttgtaaatgttttttttaattattagttaaTATATGTTACATATCCACTTTTGCAATGAGCAGTCAGCACTTTCCTAAGTTCTCTTACCAATAcaatcccccttttttttttattaccaacAGTCTTTTTTAAACATAGCTTTTCCGGTTCTCTTTGTATGTCTGTGtttttttctgatatttttGTGTTGCAATTTGAGAACTGCCAtgaattatctttgtttttgcatttgaatGGTATGACCTAACAGAATTAAactttgtaaaattttaaattttttagtttGATCATAACTCTAATATATTAAATAGTATTAGTAATATAAATTGTAAGTTCTCCTTCATCAAAATCAATACTTTCAGTGCCCAGAGAGTACACGTCAGTCAGTCAGAGGAaaaaatgatgactttgaaGACTTTAATCAGCCACAGGATATTTTGTGTGAAAGTACTCTAGTCAAGCTGCATAAGAAGGTGATCAGGTTAGTGTTAAAGGAATCAACTTGCACCTCTCAATGAAAAATCCTGTGGTCGGCTCTGCACGACCTACACCAATCATCCATCATTACTGATCTAATGAGCAtcttcaattaattattttgtatagcAAATTCCTTATGGTGTTAACTTATAATGACTGCTTTATAGATCCATATGAAAAATGGGTTGTGATTACTGTggctttttttattcaattaaaaaacaacattgaaacccccccccccccccccactttaaaaaaaaaaaaaaggacatactCTACACACAGTAGTTTATCAAGTGACTACACCCAGACATCTTGATCCTTTTCACATTCACTAGTCAATGAGTAACACTGATACAGTCTGACAGAGTAAGGAACAGTTATGTTTGAGCCTTAATGAACAGAAGTCATCCACTTTGAGACTTCGATTAATTACAATGGAGCAGGTGACAGTTGTCTTCTAAGGTTTTTCAGACTTTGCTGAGACATTTTTTGTCTCAAGGTCCTTGGTGCCATATAAATGATGGTACTGGGTATCAGAACTTTTGGGACTGAAATGGCTTATAAAAATCAATTCCTTTATATAATTTTACTTCTTTTGAATGCGTTATTATTGTTAACAGGAGAAGTCAAATTCAAAGACGCACCAGCATTCTTTGGGCAAATCTAATCAACAATGCACTTGAATGGGAAGATATTGATGCAAATATGCAAAACTCAGAGAGGAAATACAGGCACTCTGATTTGACCAAAGGAGTTTATTACTTTCCTTGGATACGAAAAATCTATAATCCTGCAATCGGTAATTTTcttagttcatttttttaatataaattggtttagtattgttttaaacaatttaatcaACTTTCCAGTAACAAGTTTtattaatgatatatatatatgctatgtTATGTGTTGCATTGCatatattaacataaaaaaaaaacagtgtggCACATAGTACAATCAAATACTgcattatttaattattcaGAGAATTGCCAAACAGTTCAAAACctgaactttttctttttattaagtAAACTGCTAGTTGATTGCATGgcatttcaataaataattctgAATATTACTATTAGCATACATGAATTGTTAAAATGACTTTGTAATACATCTCTGTGAAGATGTGCTTGTAGAAAAATCCAAATAACACTAACTGTAACTGATCACCTCTCCATTCATTGATACACAATTTACTTAATTCTAAATTGAATTAGCTGAATGTGAGGTAATAACTGGGCAACTCAGCAACTGTTGAAGTAAAAGCATAGTCAACACCATCAGCATTGGTGATAAAAGGCAGAACAAATAGTATGCCCCTACAGCAACTTAAGCTGTGGCAATTAAAATCTACATCAACTGTAGCTAAGGGAACCAAAGGACATTTTGTTGATGACAAGCACTGTTATCATTTTTAATCATTTGAGCTCTAAAAAATATAAGGCACTCTAAAATATTATACATAAGTAGAGTTTgtattgcatttttaaaaattactatttttatgtttttcactCCAACTGTCCTATTTACTAAGCCTATAGACCCATGAGAATCAGCCCAAGCATTTTAGAACAGGTGTTATGCTTATTTAGTTACTGGTATTCACAAATTAAAAACTTTCTTGGCTTTTACTTTCTCAGTTTAGTTAAAGAAAATgcttaatgttgtactttttaGAATGGTACTGGATATGCTTGGTGAGACCCTATGTATATATGGTGGGAGCAGGAGTACTAACTATTGTCTCCTTCATGGTTGTCTGGTCTGAGTGCTTATTCTTTATAAAGGAACCAGTACTCTCACTGTTTGCTGTGTTTATCAATCTGGCAAGGGAAAACTATGACTATGTTTATATTGAGGTGAGTATGAgaaataaatctttattttctttcattataATTTTACTTCTTGTGCTCATTTTCAAAACTGTTCCTTTATCAAACACATTTCAGTTTTAGGGTGAAGGAAGCAAAGTGAAAAAagaatccctttttttttttttttttcaaatattttttattttagaacattTCCAATGACCTAAAATTAGGATGAGTGAGGCCACTTCCACGTTCTCAAATATTGTTTCAGCATAAACACAGACAcaacttttacaaaaaaaaaatacaatagataCTATTGCACTTAACCATTgaagttaaattaaaaattagcaTAATATCAATACAGTAAGTACTCAAGTAAATATTACATCCagaacattttaaacaaataaaacagtACTGACATGTACTCTCTTGGCCATTGACACACATTGTTTGAGTTGAGTTAGTTTTACTCTTTGATTTTTGATATACTGCTAGGGTTGTTTCCTATATCTTTTAGAAaatgatcatgtaaacattcaccaagataccccattcttcccctccccctttcccaactggtccagacaggtgataggatcattaGCTCATTgggaaagctaaacaaaaaatgtctaatcgcagatttattatgtcaaaGTCGTTCATAACTATAATTATCATCTTATTTATTACAggtgttacttcaaaaaagaagatatttatGTCCTATGcatgtcatgcatgttaatcaatgacttaaactctgctaagtgcTAAGTTGTTAGTTttccaggctgattcaggcaacccattccattctctaatggcactaggaaagaaggagcacttgtatgaatttgctTTAGcttatagaataagaaatgtgcatttatctttgtggcTTTCTGATTTCTATTATGAATCAATATTTTGGTCCCTGTATGTGCACATTTTCTCTACTATGTAACACTCAAGATTCCTTGTTCATATTATTTCACCAGTCACACGCATTCTACAGTTCTACTCACACAAGTCATACACATATATATcctgtttgtaaaaaaaaacaacatgttccCAGTATATCACTGCTgtatagcattttttttattaatcataATGTTTTACATTTCAGCTGGCTTCAGTCCTGACTATAGCATACCTTTGCTTCTGTGCATATTTCAGTGTGTTTAAGATCAGAGTTCTCAATCTGTATTACATTGCTCCACACCATCAGACCAATGAACATAGTTTAATATTTATTGGCATGTAAGTTGCTTGTTTAGACAAATTAGAGTTAACATTGTCcttttttattatattcaaGGTTTTCTAGCTTACCAGCTATTAGAGCTTTCTCattcaggtttgttttttttccttctaagGATGTTATGCCGTTTAACACCACCAATGTGTCTGAATTTCCTTGGCTTAATTCATTTGGACAGTCATATTATTCAAGATAAGAAAATTGAAGAAACGTCTTATACTAGAGTGAGTTTTGTTAATATCAAAAAGTGGgttcattttgttcatttgttcTAAAACAAGTCTATAATTCATTAGGTAATTTGAATTGATAGTATTTATCTTCTAAATGATGTGGAAATATAAAACctaatttaatgtaatt
The DNA window shown above is from Biomphalaria glabrata chromosome 5, xgBioGlab47.1, whole genome shotgun sequence and carries:
- the LOC106066051 gene encoding G-protein coupled receptor-associated protein LMBRD2-like; translated protein: MSAGPLVVEIIFTCALAAFLLHRYGDLKKQHLLITICCFISWYFSLMIIFILPLDVSLTFYRQCVSDHTTKSTTVAYTTLVTNSSHLYNITTNPQAYVNNNEVASSQKVSEYVDHANNSCEQPASYIPDQVLPILWRIIYWTSQVLTWLIMPMMQSYAKTGDFTVLGKIKSALIENAIFYGTYLLIFGICLIYVAAHVTIDGEKLKIIGVTASNTWGLFVLVLMLGYGLVDVPRSLWNKSKKGYTLSNTYFKIAKLSTEKTEAEEALEDVLEETRRTAEKIRYNHPLRKHMDTILTKCPESTRQSVRGKNDDFEDFNQPQDILCESTLVKLHKKVIRRSQIQRRTSILWANLINNALEWEDIDANMQNSERKYRHSDLTKGVYYFPWIRKIYNPAIEWYWICLVRPYVYMVGAGVLTIVSFMVVWSECLFFIKEPVLSLFAVFINLARENYDYVYIELASVLTIAYLCFCAYFSVFKIRVLNLYYIAPHHQTNEHSLIFIGMMLCRLTPPMCLNFLGLIHLDSHIIQDKKIEETSYTRIMGHMDVIAIISNGFNIYFPILIVLLCICTYFHLGNRILSAMGFQQFIGDDDMTQELINEGKELVAREKRKMERKNDAEARRKTWTERFGEASSNKDVPLSAERRERYTVPRSPDEDDRSELLRSIEPVDFREDAEDGLYAGGQNYGRGMNRNENGGYQSRLSRPTSSRPSGRAPKGIFDDV